One window from the genome of Sesamum indicum cultivar Zhongzhi No. 13 linkage group LG15, S_indicum_v1.0, whole genome shotgun sequence encodes:
- the LOC105177409 gene encoding probable inactive leucine-rich repeat receptor-like protein kinase At3g03770 produces the protein MQMGCSTTFLLVFLSWLLFASRTHQLRSYETQVLLQLRKHLEYPIPLNVWENNTDDLCNLSSPPHMSIKCEDDSVTELRIVGDKPAKVSEFRGFPIPNQTLSPSFSVDSFVTTLTRLSSLRVLSLVSLGIWGSLPDKIHRLSSLEALDMSSNFMFGSIPSEMSRLVKLQTLTFDENFFNDTVPEWLDSLANLTTLSLKNNRLKGQIPSALPRISTLTELGLSHNLLSGKLPDLSSLSNLQLLDLRENNLDSELPPLPEGLGNIFLSNNSFSGSIPEQFGKLNHLQHLDLSDNYLSGTPPALLFSLPNISYLNLSSNSLSGSLPGHLKCGDSLSLVDLSDNRLIGQLPNCLGTAAIAGDNIMVDIHGNCFSIEDRDQHPSGYCKDIAKRRSTVKEIAVLAGVIGGIIIIVAFILVVGLLVYCKKHRKQEALIQHIAPKVKQDDPPSGISPELLANARIISQAAKMGNQSALPYRVFSVVELEEATKNFDPSTFLGEGPMGKVYKGRLENGTLVIIRSLALHRKYSIRNLRLRLDLLSKLHHPHLVGLLGHCIDGGMQDDSTIHRLFLVQEFVPNGNFRSHLSETSPEKILKWSDRLAILIGVAKAVHFLHTGVIPPSFSNRLKTNNILLDEHGIAKLSDYGISIITDETEKSEAKGDTTKSGHVEKLQDDVYNFGFILLESLVGPIVSGKGETFLLNEMTSFNSQDGRLKIVDPIVLTTSSQESLSIVISITNKCISPEFSNRPSFEDVLWNLQYAAQVQATAEADQKSETTSRPSFS, from the exons ATGCAAATGGGGTGTTCCACTACTTTTCTTTTGGTGTTTCTTTCATGGCTCTTGTTTGCTTCAAGAACTCACCAGCTGAGGAGCTATGAAACACAAGTTCTTCTTCAGCTGAGGAAGCATTTGGAGTACCCAATCCCACTCAACGTTTGGGAAAACAACACTgatgatttgtgtaatttgTCCTCTCCACCGCACATGAGCATCAAATGTGAGGACGATTCAGTTACTGAGCTCAGAATTGTGGGAGATAAGCCGGCAAAGGTCAGTGAATTCAGGGGATTTCCCATACCAAATCAAACATTATCTCCGAGTTTCTCAGTTGATTCTTTTGTTACTACATTGACGCGGTTGTCTAGCTTAAGGGTCCTTAGCTTAGTATCCTTAGGCATTTGGGGCTCGCTGCCTGATAAAATTCATCGGTTATCTTCACTTGAAGCTTTGGACatgagttcaaattttatgtttgGTTCGATTCCATCTGAAATGTCAAGATTGGTGAAGCTTCAGACTTTGACCTTTGATGAGAACTTTTTCAATGATACAGTCCCTGAGTGGTTGGATTCATTAGCAAATCTCACCACATTGAGCTTAAAGAACAACAGACTGAAGGGTCAGATTCCTTCTGCATTGCCAAGAATTTCAACCCTGACTGAATTAGGTCTGTCACACAACTTGCTTTCTGGGAAATTGCCTGATCTGAGCAGCCTGTCTAATTTGCAGTTGCTGGATTTGAGAGAGAACAATCTGGATTCTGAATTGCCTCCTCTGCCAGAAGGGCTGGGTAATATTTTCCTCAGCAACAATTCATTTTCTGGTAGTATACCAGAGCAATTTGGCAAATTGAATCATCTTCAGCACCTTGATCTCTCAGACAATTATCTGAGTGGAACCCCACCTGCTTTGCTGTTCTCTTTGCCCAATATTAGTTACTTGAATTTATCATCCAACAGTCTTAGTGGATCGCTTCCTGGGCATCTCAAGTGTGGGGATTCGCTTAGCCTGGTTGATCTTTCTGATAACAGATTGATAGGTCAGCTTCCAAATTGCTTGGGTACTGCTGCCATTGCTGGAGATAACATAATGGTTGATATTCATGGGAATTGCTTCTCCATTGAAGACAGAGATCAACATCCTAGTGGATATTGCAAAGACATTGCTAAGAGGAGATCCACCGTGAAGGAAATAGCTGTTCTAGCTGGTGTGATTGGTGGAATTATCATCATTGTGGCATTCATCTTGGTTGTAGGTCTTCTCGTTTACTGTAAAAAACACCGCAAACAGGAGGCGTTAATTCAGCATATTGCACCTAAGGTTAAGCAAGATGATCCACCATCAGGAATTTCCCCTGAACTCCTAGCAAATGCCA GGATCATCTCGCAAGCAGCAAAAATGGGGAACCAAAGTGCTCTACCCTACAGGGTGTTCTCTGTAGTAGAACTGGAAGAAGCCACAAAAAACTTTGATCCCTCAACATTTTTGGGTGAGGGCCCTATGGGAAAG GTTTACAAGGGAAGGTTAGAGAATGGCACCCTTGTCATTATACGATCCTTGGCTCTACATAGGAAATACTCAATTAGGAACCTCAGGCTGAGGCTGGATTTGCTTTCAAAGCTTCACCATCCTCACCTGGTTGGCCTTCTTGGTCATTGCATTGATGGTGGAATGCAAGATGACTCGACTATACATAGATTGTTCCTTGTGCAGGAATTTGTTCCTAATGGGAACTTCCGGTCTCATCTTTCAG AGACCTCTCCAGAGAAGATACTGAAGTGGTCCGACAGATTAGCCATTCTAATTGGTGTAGCCAAGGCTGTTCATTTTCTGCATACTGGAGTGATTCCACCTTCTTTCAGCAATCGACTGAAGACAAATAATATACTGCTTGACGAGCACGGGATTGCCAAACTTAGCGACTATGGGATTTCCATCATTACAGATGAAACTGAAAAATCTGAA GCAAAGGGAGATACAACTAAATCAGG GCATGTTGAGAAATTGCAGGATGATGTTTACAACTTCGGATTCATATTACTTGAATCGCTCGTTGGTCCTATCGTTAGTGGAAAAGGAGAAACATTTCTACTAAATGAAATG ACTTCCTTTAACAGCCAAGACGGTCGGCTAAAGATAGTGGATCCAATTGTGTTAACCACCAGCTCGCAAGAATCCTTGTCAATTGTGATATCCATCACAAACAAATGTATATCGCCTGAATTCTCAAACCGGCCCTCTTTTGAGGATGTCCTTTGGAACTTGCAGTATGCAGCTCAAGTCCAGGCTACAGCCGAGGCCGATCAGAAATCCGAAACTACATCTCGTCCAAGCTTCAGTTGA